In one Tripterygium wilfordii isolate XIE 37 chromosome 22, ASM1340144v1, whole genome shotgun sequence genomic region, the following are encoded:
- the LOC119991741 gene encoding NDR1/HIN1-like protein 13 — MADRVHPRYSPPTTDTETITPDSSGEFSIHQRYQHPSAKPTPPPGTYVVQIPKDQVFRLPPPENARRLEQLSRRKPRRGRCCCCLCALLAVLATVIAIAGIAAAVLYLVFRPKVLDYSIDKVAIRGFNLTSSTSPISPEFDVTVRAENPNKKIGVYYLDGSSVNVYYNEDRLSTGALPVFYQPSKNVTVFVTVLRDSGIVLTSSARKALADEQKKKTVPFKVGMKVPVKIKVGSVKTWKITVKVKCDVTVDKLTAFAKIVSQDCDYSVKLW; from the coding sequence ATGGCCGACCGAGTCCACCCCCGCTACTCGCCTCCGACCACAGACACGGAGACGATTACGCCTGACTCCTCAGGAGAATTCTCGATCCACCAACGCTATCAGCACCCGTCCGCTAAGCCTACCCCGCCTCCTGGAACTTACGTCGTCCAGATCCCCAAGGATCAAGTCTTCCGACTCCCTCCGCCGGAGAACGCTCGACGCTTAGAGCAGCTCTCCCGCCGCAAGCCTCGCCGGGGCAGGTGTTGTTGCTGCCTATGCGCTCTCCTAGCTGTGCTTGCCACCGTAATCGCCATCGCCGGCATCGCAGCCGCCGTACTTTACCTCGTGTTTCGTCCTAAAGTGCTGGATTACTCTATTGACAAGGTGGCCATCAGAGGCTTCAATCTGACGTCATCGACGTCGCCGATTTCTCCGGAATTTGACGTCACTGTACGAGCTGAAAACCCTAACAAAAAGATCGGTGTGTACTACCTCGATGGAAGCTCCGTCAATGTATACTACAACGAAGATCGGTTGAGTACCGGTGCTTTGCCGGTGTTTTATCAACCGTCCAAGAATGTAACTGTTTTCGTGACGGTGTTGCGCGACTCCGGCATCGTACTCACAAGTTCTGCGCGAAAGGCCTTAGCGGATGAGCAAAAGAAGAAAACGGTGCCGTTCAAGGTCGGCATGAAGGTGCCAGTGAAGATCAAAGTGGGGTCCGTTAAAACCTGGAAAATTACCGTTAAAGTGAAGTGTGATGTAACGGTGGATAAGTTAACGGCGTTTGCAAAGATTGTGTCACAGG